cagaaaattcattttttatatttttttttagaaaaaagtacCTAAAGTTATAGTTGGAAGGTTATTATGATTTTGATTATTCTCATCTAACATCGACTTGGCACTCGTATTATAAAAATGACGAATTGctgaaaaaatacaagaaaaaattattttataaaatctaatattttaaaactttatatttgatattttagagTGTTTCAAAACtgttttctgtttcgcgttacatgcttgaaaaaaaattatgggggatatagaaattttatatagattttcgtttttttcaatttcaattttttagcagtattgagttataaaatcattaaaaatgataaattagagccttctgacaaatttttatccatttggagcaagatttgacaaaaatggttttgacacagtttttgacatagtttttgacacagtttttgctcttgatttagttttgaaaataaaactatgtcaaaggaaaaattttttttcagtttcaattttttggcagttttgagttataaaatgattgaaaatgataaattaattttcaagatttgaaaaaatggctaaaaaatttgtcaaaggaaaaattttttttcagcttcacgttttatgtttcaaaatgaaaattatgtcaaatttttttttggcgagtTGACCTCGCGCTTCATCgacattttttgccatttttttgcaaataaaactatgtcaaaggaaaaattttttttccattttgattttagagccctctgacagtTTTCtgacaaagtttttgatttcAGGAGTCttgaatagaaaataaaacttgTCGTGCCCAATTACCCTTTTCTCGTTTTAAAGAAGACATtgtcaaagtaaaaattttcagtttcaattttttggcaagcattttgagttataaaatgattttgaccctacaatttttatccatttggagcactttgacaaaatggctttgacaaagtttttgacacagtttttgatttagtttttctcttgatttagttttcaaaacaaaactatgtcaaagaaaaaaaattttttcagtttcaattttttggcagttttgagttataaattgattaaaaatgataaattagagccctctggcaaatttttatccatttggagcaagaattgacaaaaattgctttgacacagtttttgacatagtttttgacacagtttttgctcttgatttagttttgaaaataaaactatgtcaaaggaaaaattttttttcagtttcatttttttttcagtttcaattttttggattttgaaaaaatgataaattagagccctctgacaaatttttatccatttggagcaagatttgacaaaatgtcacagtttttgacatatttttgacacagtttttgctcttgatttagttttgaaaataaaactatgtcaaaggaaaaaatttttttcagtttcaattttttggcattttgagttataaaatgattaaaaatgataaattagagccttctgacaaatttttatcagacaaaaattagtttttgataagttttttttttgatttagttttgaaaataaaactatgtcaaaggaaaaattttttttcagtttcaattttttggcagttttgagttataaaatgatttaaaatgataaattagagccctctgacaaatttttatccatttggagcaagatttgacaaaaatggctttgacacagtttttgacatagtttttgacacagtttttgctcttgatttagttttgaaaataaaactatgtcaaaggaaaatttttttttcagtttcaattttttggcattttgagttataaaatgatttaaaatgataaattagagccctctgacaaatttttatccatttggagcaagatttgacaaaaatggctttgacatagtttttgacacagtttttgatttagtttttctcttgatatagttttcaaaacaaaactatgtcaaagaaaaaaaaatttttcagtttcaattttttggcagttttgagttagaaaatgattaaaaatgataaattagagccctctgacaattttttatccatttggagcaagatttgacaaaaatggctcgTTAAttgatcgttattttttgtaaaaaattaatttcttaagttaattagtatgaaaaagtatttcaaaatctatataaaatttctatatcctCCAtggtgatttttgataaaaatgatgggggaggaaacgcgaaacagaaaacggtCTTGGAACACTTaacaacatttataaaaaaaaaaacattttttttagtttgtatattttatttttattcactgtttcatttttttctgtctccttataaattaaaaattttccttaaaaataaaaaattaaatttatttccttttctCATATAAAAGAATAATCttacaaaatgcatttttattgttttttacatacaaaattattaaaatttattttttttaaatttgtgcgAAATAAAGCTTCAAATTATAGCACTGAGTGTCAaaacaagacaaaattttggtgtgatgtgaaagaaaaaaaaaatcaagaaaagcttgtttgttattaattaatctaacttaatattattttttatgatattcataatttaacataattttatataatatagtACGGATTTtctctacaaaaaaatcaaatctaataaaaaaaaatcattaattattgcTTCATTGCACAGcagtaataacaaaaatattaaacatatatattaagttatttattttgtgtcatgTCACGGTTTGTGCTTCAAtcattccaattttttgtattttttttttgtgcgattaTTTAAACtcagaaaaacataaaaaaaatatttgtacatttttttatgattttctaattattttattatatatactTTTTTGTATCAAGGCACTTGTTGgtgttttttgtatatattttgtattaaacttttattatacaaaaattatatataattaaaaataataataaactaaaaaatttacataataaatCTAGAAAATGCATGCGATAAGAACTTAAAAGTgatcatttttcatgattatcacaaaaacttgcaaagataaataataattttgtatacttttgaaattttttatgtagaaCTGTTTGTCgaatgagttttaaaaaataagatatcggtggcaaaatttacatatttgtttaaatttagacatttttgtctctttgagacctttttttaactttaataaaagcCATCACTGGTTCAGATGTATATTGGTGGATATATGTATACTATTTATGTATGTtatataatattgaaaaaaagctCTTAATTACtaataatacatatttaaaaatataaattgacttATTAAGGCACTGTGtctatttcatataaaaaaggcAACGTTTTTTCACAcagttctaattttttcttaatttataagGATTTAAAATACACACAAAGAAAACTATTATTTATGAGATGAGATCAGCaccaaaaattatgatttaaaaaaaaagagggcGCTTcactgttaaaatttaaataataaatattgcatCAACTGGGCACTTTTACTGTAAACgttattgtacaaaaaatagttttatcttaaaaaaacgtgaaaaatacttaaaattatgttaataaGGCTCATTGAGTTGTAGGAAGAAGACTTTCTAGTTTGGGCATCGTTAGAGATAAGGCACTGTTGAGTCCAATCATTTGAAGTTGCAACGAATTTTCGGCGCTTTGTTGTCTCAAATATTCCAAAGTAGCGTTCgcatgttgttgctgctgctgctgattgTCATTTTCGTGCTTTTGATGCATGATAATTGGTCCGTTGTTCGGGCTCATGGCATCGCCGCCGCTTCCAACGAGAAAGTTCAAGGGAAATGTGTTATTTGTGTCTTTTGTCACGAAGCAATCGTGCGTTGTTTTCATGTGATTCTTCATCTTATCGGGTCGCGAAAACTCCTTACTGCAAATCGGACACGGAAAAACTTTTCGTTGTGTGCCTTCGTGATACAAAAATGCATGTCGTTGAAAACTGTATTTATTCTTAAAAGTTTTCTGGACATTATCTTTCGCGCATTCCGTGCACTTGTACACCCCTTCGGAGATACTTGCGTACCGGAAGAGATTCAAACCGCGCACAGACATTTCCGTCAATTGTTCCGCTTGTTCGTCGGGCAAACTGCCCTTTCGCCGGATGCGACGTCGCAGAGGTTGACGGCCCGATgatgtgttgttgttgccgcTACTCGATGTTGCGACAAATTGCGATGAATTTGTCGGCGTTTGACTGTTACTGCTACTGTTATTCGATAAACTAGTGACCGAGGTAATTATAGGAACCGTTATGTTATTTTGCTGATATTCCGAGAGGGGCGATGAGGAAACGTGCGTCGATGAGGTCGGTGGTTGTGCCAAGTCTTGGGCACTTTGAGATGGCATGTCGCAACTGTTTGAGACGTTatttgacgacgacgacgacgattttTTCGATTGCATCATGGGGTTCACgcggatttttattgaatgcaTATTCGCACCGGGCACAGACTCCAAGGTTTTATTGGCAATCAAGAGACCTAAATTTGGAATTATTGGCGGTAAGAGTTGTTGGTGTTTcggttttttgttatttgaataatctgtaaaaaaataataaaaaaaaattaaataaaaatatcaaaataaaaaataataatttaaaataatcaatgaaacaataaaaaaaaatgagcaaaaaataaataaaacaaaaatatttaaataatttttaaaatattatattttttatttatttaatattattattatttttctttttaaaaacgtGAGGAAacgtaaatatataatattaatgaattataCAATGTTGGGTgctgcaaattttgaaataatattttttttctatatgttGATAATGATGATCactattattgttttttttttaatatatatattttttttatttaaattatttaacgtgTGTAAGTATATAAATAATagtacatttttgttttggtatgatttgtttattttttttatttattttttaattttatatattttgttgtgcgtttgaaaaaattttgaagggaCGTTTTAACATTTCACCAAATAAAACTATTGCATGTTTATGATTATAAATTGctttaacaattattattttaagggaAAAATTGGGActttaactatttatttattataatgataaatatttggaTTCAGTGTtgttcaatataatttaatattaaactaTGATTTGTTACTTTCCTACatatattaactttaaattgcaTCTTAGTAATTTCTGTgtatatgtgtgtgtgtgagaacTATTACTATTAATTACTATTTCTTGTGTATCTACAGTCTCTTcaataatttgttttgatttatttattattaattattagttCATACAGTTTAGTTAGTCAAAATTGAACGATTTGTCTGTTCAAAAAGCAAATCATatacaaataaatgaatatacgtatttttaatgttaataaatcttaaaaatttatatgaaaatctaTATGTTTAGACGagaatatattaattatatttatttatatatataaaatatgtaactttataataatattgataaaatataaattgcacTATCTACTTAATGCATAGACACatatatgataataatgattataataatgtgtgtgtttaattaaattagaagtgttaataaaacattttatttttattaacttattaCACAAAATAATGTTATATGAAAActgaattgtttaaaatataatgccataacataaaatttaaacaaaaacgatATGATTTCGATATTTCATGGtggtaaaaaatatacaattataagtttaatatttatacgttttttaatgtatgtgtattaaaacatcaaaaattttaaataattataataatgaattCCAAATAGAAGACAAAAAtacccaaaaaatattaataaataaaatttacaatgaaAATGCGTTTTCTAATGAATAAAGTACGGATGCAAACGACTTTTAATGCCTaactaattattatatattttattatttattaacttttttcgtaTGTATtgcctaaaattatttttttaaattttgatctttttcgaaaaatattaatttttataaaccttCGTAAAAATGGAAGTGTGAGCAAATTTTGGCACTtgctgttttattttattgtattattgTAAGGCCACAATTGATATTTATAATCGGAAGgtacacttttttattaattattaaaatttataaggcAATCTGttacttttagttttttttcacacatacttttatacaatttttaacattattaaaaattattcggaatgatttttttgtaagactaaatttttttaaaataacgacCAAAAATGCCACCACACAtgcaaaaagtcaattttagatgttttttgtttattttttctgttttattaagaggtatttaatattatatattatttaatgtgtttttaaataataattattaataattcatttggAAGACGTTTTgattcttgtttgtttttttccacaaaaaaatatacaagggAACCTAAGGACtacaattataataaaatataattattattaataaaatggtAAGGACTAAAGGTGTATTGGTGACGAGAATTTCGGTGCATGTGCACGATACGTTAGAAGATGTGAGTTaagactcaaaaaaaatattttgacttgttTAACAAATCCGAGACAGAAAGATCGAGAGGTAGAGGTGACTttacgaaataaataaaatttttaaataaaataaaatatttaaaaattttacttgtttcGCATTTctttgcaataaatttgatttttaattaaataaaaaataaacaacaaaataaaaataaaataaacatcaacTAAATAAGACTTGACTATATATGATTCGTGTtctctaataataatattaaaaataaaaataattaattaatttctacatatttcactttttttcgcgTAAttcttatattaaataataataataagaaaaaaaataaacaaagtaattttaataaggtacttgagaattttcttttataaattataattgcaacatttcttctactttttcatcaaaaaaaaaacaaaaaaaaaataataattatgtaaGATAGTAAGAAATAAACAATTCTAACTTTCATTCaatcattcttttttttttgcagtgtaAGTTATTGACTTGTTGCCGCTTGTGGTGCTGGCATAGTTGGCGTCGAAGTAGGTGCTTGCATGACCGTTTGCACGAGTTGCATTGGTGAAATATCGGGCGTCTGTATGAGAGACGTTCCCGAGTTTGTGGGCGTTGTCGATCCCGATAAACTGTGTTGCTGTTGCGCCTGTTGCGCACTATATTCCAATTTGTGGATAATTTTGACGTGTGCCGTCATGTTGTCCTTTCGCGTGAATTCCTTGAAGCAATACGGGCACGGATAAACTTTGACATTTCGCTTGTGTGACGTCACATAATGCCGGCAGAAGTTACTGATGTGCGTGTAAACGCGCGAACAGACCTTGCAACGGTACACGTGATCAGCCTCTTTGGTGCAATAGTCACGCACGGATCCCTCATTGTCCTCGATGACGTACTTGTTGTTGCGATTTCCCGAAATTAGCGGTTCGACTTTCAAGCCGGCGCCCGTTCCCGAAGTGTTGTTGGGCGTTGGTGTCGTCGATTGCGGCGTTGCGCCTTTTTTCGCCGCAACCATCGTGTTCGCAAACAAGTCGATGAAATCGCTTTTCATTCCGAGGACATTTGCCAAGTTGTAGGGAGACAAGGCAGCGACATTTGCCGCTGTTGCCTTGTCCATGCCATTCTcgtttttcgacaattttggaCGTTTTTGGAGCTTTGGTAGGAGATTCCGCGTGGAAGCGTTCATTTTCAGCTGCATTTGTTGCTGCAAGAGCTGCTGCGTTGGTATGAGAGCCAATTTGGGCATTAGCGCTGTCGTTGTCGGCGTTGTACTAATGGTGAGTGAACTGTTgctgttgttattgttgctcGCATTACTCGAGGACGAAACGTTGCCGGGCGTGGGTGTCGATGAATCCGCATTACTTGGATCGTATTTGAATTCTAGCGGCTCATCGTACTCATCCATCAACAATTGAGGCTCAATGTATGTCGAATCCATCGTTTGATCGTCAGAATCCATTTGACTGTTATCGCCGGGATAAtctaaaacagaaaaaaaatttaataaaattaaatcctataaaaaaattaaatctaaaaaaattttaagcgacAAGGAAAAGCTATAGGGATTTTAAAGCCATTTTTACATTTGTTTCAAAGTCATGAACGATTTTTTCGaacaccaaaaattattttttttataaaaatttttaaaaatacgattttcagtttatttatttgcagttTTTCTCAACGTCGGCCAAAATCCCTAATGCTGTTTCCCTATCTTTAAtgcttcgtttatttttttttaatgcaaatgactacaaaaacataataaatcaCGAACTCACCTGCCGACGAGAAAAAACTACACTTGCACtgaattcaaactttttttctttttttttttcacgaagcacttttttttaactcattcctctatttttatttttttcgtaaaaatgataaaaatcattaaaaataataaataatgataaataaaatcccTTTAGCTTTTCCGgtctttttaaatcaaaagaaaataaaatccaaataaTTTCGCGTTTAAATGTCTGAAGAGGggtttttatatttacaaaaattcttggaaaaaaataaataattttttttttttaaatataaatgataaaaaataattaaataaatttttctgacgattttttaatttttttttcaatatatttacagcattagattttattttactctgaaaattttaattttttttaaatgtttcattgattgaaaattcaatttttaggatggaaattaaaattgtgtgaCTTACCTGATGTGTTTTCATCTTTTCTGGGACTGCCTCCTTTAGACGTTGAAGCTGCTGCATTTGGTGACGACGTTGATTTGCGGTGAGATGCTTCAGAAGTTTCAATTACAtcctattttttgaattttttttaaattaaaaatattttttaggaaaatttaaaaaataaaacttacgtTGGAAGAGTCGTCACCATCATCGATCGATCGACTAACGCCATTTTCGTCGGATCCTTCATTGCCTGATTGTTGAAAACCTTCCGTGCCCATTCTAACTTCCAAAATTTCCGGTGAGCccttttaaaagttataaattttaatttaatttttgtaaaatttttaggttttttacgTGAAATTTCTTACCTGCACAAGATTTTCCCGTTCCAAGTCCTCGTAATCTTCGCCCATATCACTTCCCGACAGCTTCCGTGGTCTTCCGCGTTTCCGTTTGGGTCCCGATAACGCAGATCCGAGCAACGGATTTGAGACTGCCATGTTTTGTGTGCCATTCGACGTGTTATTATTGCGTGTCGACGTGTTGTTCTCCGTTTGCTGCctttgttgctgttgctgttgttgtaataaataGGGATTAATTCTATGTAAATTAGGCGGTGGTGTCATTGGTTGCTGCTGCGATTGCTGTTGCGACGCATTTTGGCTCGCTTGCGAGTTATTGTTACCCGCTGACGGTGGACATGACGCTTTGTTGTCGTCATTTACTTCAGTCAGACCCTTGATACGCAGACTTTCAGCTACGCGCAGGAATGCGGTGAGACGTTCTTGATCAACAGAAACCTCGCCGCGATACATGAAATCCAGCAAGCACTTCATGTCGGCAAACGGAACATCCTTCAGGATGACAATGGGATGCTTTTCGGGgtgatttgtgaaaatttgttgGAAATACGGACTACATGCTGATAAAACCATctgaaaaatacgtaaaaaaatttgaaattaattttttaataaaaaaaataaatatttataaattaaattaaaaattaaatatttataaattaaaaaataaaattaaaattaaatattttttaattaaaaaatttttttaatgaaaaaaaatataaaaaatttttaaaattaaaattaatttttatttataatattttaattttttaaattgaaatttaaatattttaattaaaatattttttttattaagaaaaaaaataataaaacttactTTATGCGCTTTCAGGTACTGCCCCTCAACAGCTAACGTGACATCAGTGAAGGTTTCCGCGTGCAACAATTGATCAAAAACGGACAACAAATTCGTTTGATGATTATTCCATCGCAGACAAAATCTCTGTGACGCcattttttcgtgttatttCTCGCTTAAACTTCctcaaaatgtatttattatttaattttccactCGATTTCCGTTTCTttctttattcttttttatgtttgctcataaaaaatcttctttttttttgtttcagacacttgtttaattaatttttttcacgttttgtCGATAGCAACATTATTAATTGAActgttttcatattttttgtaatttttttaattacttttgggTATGTTGGGAGATGCCTTTTAGTATTGATGCTCctgcaataaaaacaaaaaaaaataaattttttagtaataatttataaaaaatgacggtaattaacacaaaattggGTATTAAACGGAggttttaatcttttttatcatatatattatgtttatgttcaatttttaaattcgtttTGTTATTAATGAGAATAATATCTCACACGGGCATGGAAAGTTTCgatattaacaataaaaattgcgGTTATATGATGTGCGTTATTAAAGAGAAAGATCATAAAgacaataatattaataaagttaTACTGTTAAGACATGTTGACACTGACACTTTTACAGTTTTTGGTTCAATATTTActgtaattttataattttgcagCGTTACAggtgaatttgaattaaaaatattatttatttgtgatcTTCTTTGATTTCTAACAACCGTTAGAGTTTTATATATTAAgagaatatataaaaaataacttttgttaTAATATATATCATTATAtatctttataaaataaataaaaataaattttttcattataattctTAATAGGAAATTTgtgaaacttaataaaaatttctttttttttaatatacctatctttaaaaatatataaaaaatattttttttattatatatcttcaaaaattatgtaaaaataactttttttattatatatttttataagttatataaaagtaagtttttttcattatatatctttataaaatatatgttaaaaCACGAAGGTCATGCGAAAATCCACAAacgcaaaactaaaaaatcaaaagggaTAATATCCTTCcaggaaaatattaaaaatacaaaattaattttgtacaaaagttATTCAGGAAGCCGTGAATCAtccatatatataaaataaatatgaaaaaaataataaaaaatatccacaatcgtaataaaatatgcaaattaaaACCTTTTAGTACCAAATAAGTTGACCTAAAAGTCAttcaaacagcaaaaaaagacagaaaattaataatgtgtTCTTTATTTTCTGTCGTCTTTCTCTATTCCATGCCATTAAACATGCCTGCCTGAAGTGCCATCCATCGCAAAACGACTGAAGAGGATAAAGCACACATTAGTTAAAAATCAGCCCGAGTCACAAAATCAACACAAGTACATACAAAGAAGACAAaggaacaataataattttaaaaaaaaaatttttttttcggcattcTATTCGTCCATCATCATCCATCCTGTGTACATGTATAATTTGATCATCGTCGTAGATACagcgaaaaatttgtatagaaaccacaatgaatgaatgaaaccAAAAAGGAAACGTCTAATATATTGCTAATTGCTTggataaacaataaaatgacatgaacaaatgagcaaaaaggcaagaattgaataaaaaaacaggCGACATTGACGTAATCGTCGCTCTtcagaaaaatcttcaatactcgaataaatttttattattattattacttttgagTCAATAAGAATCCTATatacgtaaatttttatt
The sequence above is drawn from the Culicoides brevitarsis isolate CSIRO-B50_1 chromosome 1, AGI_CSIRO_Cbre_v1, whole genome shotgun sequence genome and encodes:
- the LOC134827526 gene encoding protein tramtrack, alpha isoform-like isoform X2, translating into MASQRFCLRWNNHQTNLLSVFDQLLHAETFTDVTLAVEGQYLKAHKMVLSACSPYFQQIFTNHPEKHPIVILKDVPFADMKCLLDFMYRGEVSVDQERLTAFLRVAESLRIKGLTEVNDDNKASCPPSAGNNNSQASQNASQQQSQQQPMTPPPNLHRINPYLLQQQQQQQRQQTENNTSTRNNNTSNGTQNMAVSNPLLGSALSGPKRKRGRPRKLSGSDMGEDYEDLERENLVQGSPEILEVRMGTEGFQQSGNEGSDENGVSRSIDDGDDSSNDVIETSEASHRKSTSSPNAAASTSKGGSPRKDENTSDYSNNKKPKHQQLLPPIIPNLGLLIANKTLESVPGANMHSIKIRVNPMMQSKKSSSSSSNNVSNSCDMPSQSAQDLAQPPTSSTHVSSSPLSEYQQNNITVPIITSVTSLSNNSSSNSQTPTNSSQFVATSSSGNNNTSSGRQPLRRRIRRKGSLPDEQAEQLTEMSVRGLNLFRYASISEGVYKCTECAKDNVQKTFKNKYSFQRHAFLYHEGTQRKVFPCPICSKEFSRPDKMKNHMKTTHDCFVTKDTNNTFPLNFLVGSGGDAMSPNNGPIIMHQKHENDNQQQQQQHANATLEYLRQQSAENSLQLQMIGLNSALSLTMPKLESLLPTTQ
- the LOC134827526 gene encoding protein tramtrack, beta isoform-like isoform X1, whose amino-acid sequence is MASQRFCLRWNNHQTNLLSVFDQLLHAETFTDVTLAVEGQYLKAHKMVLSACSPYFQQIFTNHPEKHPIVILKDVPFADMKCLLDFMYRGEVSVDQERLTAFLRVAESLRIKGLTEVNDDNKASCPPSAGNNNSQASQNASQQQSQQQPMTPPPNLHRINPYLLQQQQQQQRQQTENNTSTRNNNTSNGTQNMAVSNPLLGSALSGPKRKRGRPRKLSGSDMGEDYEDLERENLVQGSPEILEVRMGTEGFQQSGNEGSDENGVSRSIDDGDDSSNDVIETSEASHRKSTSSPNAAASTSKGGSPRKDENTSDYPGDNSQMDSDDQTMDSTYIEPQLLMDEYDEPLEFKYDPSNADSSTPTPGNVSSSSNASNNNNSNSSLTISTTPTTTALMPKLALIPTQQLLQQQMQLKMNASTRNLLPKLQKRPKLSKNENGMDKATAANVAALSPYNLANVLGMKSDFIDLFANTMVAAKKGATPQSTTPTPNNTSGTGAGLKVEPLISGNRNNKYVIEDNEGSVRDYCTKEADHVYRCKVCSRVYTHISNFCRHYVTSHKRNVKVYPCPYCFKEFTRKDNMTAHVKIIHKLEYSAQQAQQQHSLSGSTTPTNSGTSLIQTPDISPMQLVQTVMQAPTSTPTMPAPQAATSQ